The following DNA comes from Pararge aegeria chromosome 25, ilParAegt1.1, whole genome shotgun sequence.
GTGGAGAGTACAACTGAAAATTTTCGGGGTGAAAGTAAAACTTCAGACTATttagaaaatgataaaaatgaacATAATGAAAAAGTTAATCCTGATAAAGCGTATGCAAGAAAAGGCTTTGATATGCCTATAAATGATGAGTCAAACTCAGCTTGGGACTTACTTGATGACTTACCTGCGTCGAGAAGAATGCTTTCCCAACCTGATTATTTAGACATAGAGTCCAAGGGAAGGAATGGCGTCGAAAAAGTGGGACACATTGAACCTGTCCAACACATCGAAACAAAACATGTTCCTGAAATAAATGTTGTTTCGCAAAGACACCATAATTCACATGGTCATACATTAGGTAAGTATTTGGTTTTctctaaattaattaaacaaataatgtaaaattacaGCGGTGTCATAAGTAAGTATAACATGATATCGGACGTGTGTATGTACCCCGACTAATGCACATGCTCGGTGCTCCTAGCACTTCAACATTACTACACACTGCAGTTAAAATTTGTACTTCAAAGtactttgccttttatatatatgagCGAACTATGCTATATTTATGACattcatatttcaatatattcCTTTTTTCAATGTTTATCTAATTTGATTTCAGGTCCCCCATTAAACACTGTTATATCGAATCCGGAAATTCGACAAGCAACAGTTTCGATTCCACGTAATCATCAACATGTATTACCTCAACGTCGCTTCATCGTCCcaggttttataaaaatccgACCAGCAGCGCCCATTGATTTCAGAAGATTAATAAATCAGGAGAGAAATAATGTCTTAAGTCAAAATGTACAATACGAAAAAGATTACAGAACAGAAAGAAATAATGTgattaatcaaaatcaaaacatTGCCTATGACTCTTATGCTGGATCTGATATGCCACTTGAATCAAGAGAAGTCTTAGAAGACTACAATTCTAAAGAACTTTCGAACGCATATCCGTTCACGCCTGCAGTTTCAGAAACACCGAAATTGCTACAAACCACTACCGTTAATAAAGTGAATCCATTGTTTGCAAAACTGGTAGATGCTTCGGAACATCCTAAACCATTTACACCGAATTTAAACACAgtaaatgtacaaaatattcctcataataattatatggcGCATAATTATTATCCTGTACCACAAAAAtatggtatatataaatatgtaactgGCTTTGGACGTTCTCGTTAATACATCTTGATAAAGCATTCACTCTTAATACCTTTGCCTTAATTTCTCATAGGTGAAATCAAGAACTTAACATTTGTCATTAGTGCGCGTACGTagtgatataataattaaaaatgcgcGTTGACTATTTAAGACCTGATATGGATCAAACGATTTCATAATTTAACTCGACACTGTATCCTTCTACACTATGTTCTTTTATATgatatgtaaattgtttttttttttgtaagaaaatatcCAAGAACGTATGTCCGTCCCATCTATTGGCTGCAATTATGTGCATGTGGTGGAGaatggctagttttatttttattggttgttgttcttataaaaaaaaccacggACAACAAAGAAGTAAACAATGTTTTATCAATGtatagtaaattttaaattctttgcagcttaatattaatttattattgtaaaaaaatattaaatcttataaatgaatataacacAATAACatgtatataacaataaatataaatggattaaataaaatagaatagttatAGCCAACAGGAACCAGCAACTTCCTATTTACCCCATATTAGaaagagatttttttgtttgtttgtttgcttgtaaccaatatggaaataaacaaacaaatataaatggCTCCGAAAGTAAAGGGACAATGTTTActatttcttcgccaaaagaaagctaaactattacaaaataacaatggatataatttaattttcaaaaattggAGATCTTTagttctaaaattatattaaatcgcCTGTGGAAACAAGCGATACATTAGTATCGTAGTAttcattcttatttaaataaatagttttatcataaagGGTATTAATAtagagtaaaataataattaattcattccaattggACATTTAATTAGGAAGTTTacgcgtttaaaaaaaaataagcaataatatataatacaaggtGTATTTACAacaacaaaacagttatttacgATTTTGTCGAACTTTAATTGAATGCAACACATCTCCCACATAGACTAatcctacgggatgctttaaaaaaaacgcagtCGAAGTCGCGGCTAACAGCCAGTATTATATAAGCGTCATTAAATATGATTAAAGAAGTGCTTCAGATTTCAGTATTGCTTTTAATATGGAACAACACCCTTAAATGTAGGACGTACGTCTACAGTTGTTAAAGTACATTTCTTTTCTATGAGTAAGCAGCTGAGGTACCCAGTTAGTATGCAGGCATCATACTTCAAACTTCAAAGTACGAGACACCTCCAAACAGTAATCAGCCTTTTACATGTTTAGCGTGTATCTGGCGtggctataaaataataaattggtagGTATTAAGCTTTCGATTTTTGTACTGGCAGCCCTTAAAGAGCATTTTTAAAATGACTAGAATTGATTCTGCATCAAAATTTAAAACGATAGCATTGACACTGACATTGGACAACTCTGATTTgaagtttatttatgttttgattttggaaaagttGGTTTTGTAATTGGGATTCAACTTCCCAGAGATTGTTTAGAGCAACAGAAAAAGGAAAAGCTTTAAATTATAGCGAAAATATATCTTATGTTcgctataatttataattattcttattacATATGCGAAATCCCAAATTAAACAGACTTCTGATCTGATTGAAAACTTaattgaaagatttataaacCCGTAACTAATATCTtaataaccaaataaaattaatttattaatataatcatGGGCAAGAGATATTACTGCGATTATTGTGACAAAAGCATGGTAGCAGCACCGACTATTATAAGAACTCATATAAAAGGAGTGGTTCATCAAAAACTGGTCAGTGCACATTATCAACAATTTaaaggtatgtagaccagaaagtaagtttttattttagttccactacaagttagccttagcgggataacctgttgaGCTGAGAgagaatggtagtcatacccctatccgtttctacgcgacatcacaccggaacactaaatagctttgcgccacgtccttgtcggtagggtggtaaccagctacgctttttttttcaatgcatatttatgactagctgttgcccatgTTCTTCATCTacatttattactgttttttttacaaattctatcTAAAACAGAGTCTGTGTTTTCCTCAAATATAAAAAGAAGCCCATGTTattctctgtcctttcaactaaaactatgccaaaaatcatgttgatttgttggctcctcagcaacactccatgaagatCTTGGCAACCTGAGCTGCCTGCTCAGCTTCTGGAGCCACATAAGTGGCCACACATAAAATGGACAGTTTCAGGCCTACCAAGTGCGGAAACTGAAGAACAAGAGTGAAGGAAggacatacaaacacactttcacattaaaaatattagtaaggacgGTATCCCtttgaatttaaacatttatgttttagtagtttttttaagtACACGCTTCACCATCTGGTCCCagagtaagtgtagcttgtgttacctGTACTacaataactgatgaataatatacataaatacatataatatatagataaacacccagacattgaaaaacattcatgttcatcacacaaacattgtccagttgtgggaattgaacccatgGCCTTGAACTAAGAAAGTAGGGtcattgcccactgcgccaatcggccgtctaagaCTAAAAGAAAGGGAAAGTCTATACCTTTAGTAAACAATCTTAACCAACAGGGCatagttttcttaattttgtacaGCCATATAAAATAATGGATATAGTTTTATTTCAGACCCGGAAACAATATTAAAAGAAGAGGGTAGTAAAAAACCATGTTCAAGGTTTTTCAGCGGTGATTGTCACTTTGGAGCTATATGCAGATACTCGCATTACACTCCAGATCAAATAAATGCTATGAGAAATTATGGTAAGAGAATATTAGGATCAAGGGCATGACCTTAAATTATCTTTttcacaattaatatttttttacgtttctAGAAATGTGTTTATCACTTTGAGCTGCAGCAAAATTAACTAACTCAAGCAAAAGTCTAACTTAAAATTACTGGCTTCAGACCAGTAGCCttaatacaagatttgcttgcttGCAATCAAGGATTCCTTTTCAACtgtggaaatacttgaacagcagagtaaaatggatcttatgtcaattgtattaaagctcaagtttgcctacaattctttagggCTAACAAAAATTTACTCCACAGAATCCTGATTGTATTCCCCGACCGagaatataattaacatgtccacctgctaaagcaagggaacatgaaataggagaagtttacccctgtttattattacacaaataatatggattttatttccgcttgtgcaccaatgctctgagtgataatgagttgataatgctgtgggagaagaaattttttttcctttccctgggaaatataaattttaata
Coding sequences within:
- the LOC120634916 gene encoding uncharacterized protein LOC120634916, translating into MNRTIVILNLLVSSISIARSIDEPTTAYIADDNDKIYDITLRIPDETAEVVVKNDDVLNTSELSNMFSLVENKFARTRSLKEESDDDRFIKAELKKESRVTVKSADSLDKPEGKESGNTVKAKNIETKAANKEESKSGDKSVPISKTAVAETKNSTEESKLLQTSTSELNDVESTTENFRGESKTSDYLENDKNEHNEKVNPDKAYARKGFDMPINDESNSAWDLLDDLPASRRMLSQPDYLDIESKGRNGVEKVGHIEPVQHIETKHVPEINVVSQRHHNSHGHTLGPPLNTVISNPEIRQATVSIPRNHQHVLPQRRFIVPGFIKIRPAAPIDFRRLINQERNNVLSQNVQYEKDYRTERNNVINQNQNIAYDSYAGSDMPLESREVLEDYNSKELSNAYPFTPAVSETPKLLQTTTVNKVNPLFAKLVDASEHPKPFTPNLNTVNVQNIPHNNYMAHNYYPVPQKYGIYKYVTGFGRSR
- the LOC120634919 gene encoding zinc finger matrin-type protein 5 produces the protein MGKRYYCDYCDKSMVAAPTIIRTHIKGVVHQKLVSAHYQQFKDPETILKEEGSKKPCSRFFSGDCHFGAICRYSHYTPDQINAMRNYVAAKYNSLNHLSQPSFEDLYQRLQSEKSIKTGLDEQDTVIYDECGVTHVLPWTYSPVFDNYNCLPPSIRRLKSGDFVNACFMQWGLN